A DNA window from Armatimonadota bacterium contains the following coding sequences:
- a CDS encoding site-specific DNA-methyltransferase — protein sequence MANNRVVYPERSRGERRKKDSARLVWDTKPRRAPNPRDIEFQTAEVVIPNPARDAATLPFSFRDGLFGDEELDKQQMNRLIWGDNLLAMQALLAQGYEGKINLIYIDPPFASSEDYYYQLTIAGDEVTKQPSALERLAYKDFWAGGSDSYLDMLYPRLQLMKRLLADTGTIYVHMDWHVGHYVKVVMDEIFGVRHMRNEIVWHFPSMSASRRDFPDKHNVLFRYVKSDEWTFNADDVRVPYEEASADVMSAGYGGGLGTGGVSVRKAYGHELGKVPDTVWRIRHVSSGNENTGFPSQKPEPLLERIIKASSSPGDIVADLFCGSGTTLAIAETLGRRWMGCDFGKTAIQVARTRLVEDGAKPFLIENIGNYQREMIYLTGGRIGEMQRIILKLYGATPRPRTNDLGARQVDDGVLELVYVGYPDRPVSARKVEELAHQAEALDGTGYRRLVILAWDYEYNYSTALENRLKASKRPAKVRIESRFIPPDIYDYLKRAKDEGDIEPLRDKVVFHEKPYLRLAKPVVKKKKDGAAEVTIGIERYVLFDIPVQKQEDREELLALAKNNFAVLIDYWAVDWEYDGYTFKSQWQALRGNGRRTRVVPTTVTHNLPAGKTCTIAVRLVDVFGNDAAGTVNMEL from the coding sequence ATGGCGAATAACCGCGTTGTTTACCCCGAGCGCAGCCGAGGGGAGCGCCGCAAAAAAGACTCGGCGCGGCTGGTGTGGGACACCAAGCCCCGCCGCGCGCCCAACCCGCGCGACATTGAGTTCCAGACTGCCGAGGTGGTGATTCCGAACCCGGCCCGCGACGCGGCGACTCTCCCGTTCTCCTTCCGCGACGGCCTTTTCGGTGACGAGGAACTGGACAAGCAGCAGATGAACCGCCTCATCTGGGGCGATAACCTGCTCGCCATGCAGGCGCTGCTCGCGCAGGGGTACGAGGGGAAGATCAACCTCATCTACATTGACCCGCCGTTCGCATCATCCGAGGATTACTACTACCAGCTGACCATCGCCGGCGATGAGGTTACGAAGCAGCCTTCAGCGCTTGAACGATTGGCCTACAAGGACTTCTGGGCAGGCGGAAGCGACTCGTATCTCGACATGCTCTATCCGCGACTTCAATTGATGAAGCGGCTACTTGCGGACACAGGCACTATCTACGTGCACATGGATTGGCACGTCGGACACTACGTGAAGGTGGTGATGGATGAGATCTTCGGAGTGCGGCATATGCGCAATGAGATCGTATGGCACTTTCCAAGCATGTCCGCGTCTCGTCGCGACTTTCCAGACAAGCACAACGTACTGTTTCGCTACGTCAAATCGGATGAGTGGACGTTCAACGCAGACGACGTGCGCGTGCCATACGAGGAGGCCTCCGCAGACGTGATGTCCGCGGGCTACGGAGGGGGCCTGGGTACAGGCGGCGTGTCCGTGCGCAAGGCCTACGGACATGAGCTGGGGAAAGTACCTGACACGGTCTGGCGCATACGCCACGTGAGTAGCGGAAATGAGAATACTGGTTTCCCTTCGCAGAAGCCCGAACCATTGCTTGAGCGGATCATTAAGGCGTCATCTAGCCCTGGTGACATCGTCGCGGATCTTTTCTGCGGCTCCGGAACAACCCTTGCCATTGCAGAAACGCTCGGGCGGCGCTGGATGGGGTGCGACTTCGGCAAGACCGCCATACAGGTGGCGCGCACGCGCCTAGTCGAAGATGGTGCGAAGCCCTTCCTCATTGAGAACATCGGCAACTACCAGCGTGAGATGATCTATCTGACTGGCGGGCGCATCGGGGAGATGCAGCGCATCATCCTCAAGCTCTACGGCGCTACGCCCCGGCCTCGCACCAACGACCTGGGCGCCCGCCAGGTTGATGATGGCGTCCTGGAATTGGTATATGTCGGCTACCCTGACCGGCCAGTAAGCGCCAGGAAAGTCGAGGAACTGGCTCACCAGGCTGAAGCCCTTGACGGCACCGGCTACCGCCGCCTCGTCATCCTTGCCTGGGACTATGAGTACAACTATTCCACGGCGCTTGAGAACCGGCTGAAGGCCTCGAAGCGTCCTGCGAAGGTGAGAATCGAGAGCCGTTTCATCCCGCCCGACATCTACGATTACCTCAAAAGGGCCAAAGACGAGGGGGATATCGAGCCGCTGCGCGACAAGGTCGTCTTTCACGAGAAGCCATACTTGCGCCTGGCGAAGCCAGTGGTGAAGAAAAAGAAGGACGGGGCCGCCGAGGTCACCATCGGGATCGAGCGCTATGTTCTGTTTGACATCCCGGTGCAGAAGCAGGAGGATCGCGAGGAACTGCTGGCCCTGGCCAAGAACAACTTCGCGGTACTCATTGACTACTGGGCGGTTGATTGGGAGTACGACGGCTACACCTTCAAGAGCCAGTGGCAGGCCCTGCGCGGCAACGGCCGGCGCACCCGCGTCGTGCCCACGACGGTGACTCATAACCTGCCGGCCGGCAAGACCTGCACCATCGCTGTGCGCCTTGTAGACGTCTTCGGCAACGACGCCGCCGGCACAGTCAACATGGAATTGTGA